One window of Plasmodium relictum strain SGS1 genome assembly, chromosome: 14 genomic DNA carries:
- a CDS encoding protein phosphatase PP2A regulatory subunit A, putative, which translates to MCYSKAQEIIDGIQSSDCKIRLKYVKELKLLCEIIGNEKTKDELIEFLYNIIEDDSDVLIELSNHLIFLTNFINDVNNCDFLCDLILNFLVRYEKEININGYNAFKIYIQKCDSSTLINVIYPKIIKLAKNESDNYRIGVSKIIPLIIERCIYENQFKYIKICTYLFIELCQDQCILVKKSCCDKFCDFLKTLKLYKYKLNNYSNSLKNEEQIKANNEEIRDNNDTYQANKDNIKRDFLRLMKNNRSVQEKQEKREKKEDDNKKETEKKKFEKREENDIEKEKDDEEKILLIEKLWEKSKKIYSNFFYSINGLDEVQISAVTILSEVLNNDINFVNNLENVLTSICSDDSWRVRAILANNIHEILKILKNSDLSMIVLLLLKDLDSNVRSIILNNLDKILMCSKITVNIIDEVFDDLKRDIDSNNLHLKISLCKLLCSLPDILDKNGSIEYILPLFLLFIRIEETNLKSELFICLHKISKLISYFDMKQIIIPLCHEIVKNKNWRLKYSLFHYLKFFDHFFFFQNKENITSNYKDFWYFIDTGAKDLVYSIRISVVETLEFLIKNKTFNFFENGITYLLNDLKQSSNYILRITCLQYISKLIIYFPLKYIENNILNIISELSKDKISNIRYNIVKTIYYVNKYIKYVLCIIKNNKYDELTNNITGMVNKKNKENQESFNSNEDNSQYFHNLEKKSKLLTNLMNGNDSFLINSSSTSSISFYDNMKNTETNQKSCEFILKFLSDTINFLSTDSDCDVSKASISLKNNDFFFYVNSLNSFNIVCKPIK; encoded by the coding sequence atgtgttaTTCAAAGGCACAAGAAATAATAGATGGAATTCAGTCATCTGATTGTAAAATACGactaaaatatgtaaaagagttaaaattattatgtgAAATTATTGGTAATGAGAAAACAAAGGATGAACTAattgaatttttatataatataatagaaGACGATTCTGATGTTCTAATTGAATTATCAAatcacttaatttttttaactaattttataaatgatgTTAACAACTGTGATTTTTTATGtgatttaatattaaattttttagtaaggtatgaaaaagaaataaatataaatggtTATAATgcatttaaaatttacataCAAAAATGTGATAGTAGCACTTTGATAAATGTGATTTATcccaaaataataaaattagccAAGAATGAAAGTGATAATTATCGTATTGGAGTTAGTAAAATAATACCATTAATAATAGAAAGATGCATATATGAAAATCAATTCaagtatattaaaatatgtacTTACTTATTTATAGAATTATGTCAAGATCAATGTATATTAGTAAAAAAATCATGTTGTGATAAATTTTgtgattttttaaaaactttGAAATTATACaagtataaattaaataattatagcAATTCTCTAAAGAATGAAGAACAAATAAAAgcaaataatgaagaaattagAGATAATAATGATACTTATCAAgctaataaagataatataaaaagagaTTTTTTGAGacttatgaaaaataatagaagCGTACAAGAAAAACAAGaaaagagagaaaaaaaggaagatGACAATAAAAAGGAGacggagaaaaaaaaatttgaaaaaagagaagaaaatgatatagaaaaagaaaaagatgacgaagaaaaaatattacttatagaaaaattatgggaaaaatcaaaaaaaatatattcaaattttttctattctATTAATGGATTAGATGAAGTTCAAATAAGTGCAGTAACGATATTAAGTGaagttttaaataatgatataaattttgTAAACAATTTGGAAAATGTTTTAACTAGTATATGTAGTGACGATAGTTGGAGAGTAAGAGCAATTTTAGCAAATAATATtcatgaaattttaaaaatactaaaaaataGTGATTTATCTATGATAGtattattacttttaaaGGATTTAGATAGTAATGTGCGTAGTatcattttaaataatttagataaaatattaatgtgTTCAAAAATTACAGTAAATATAATTGATGAGGTATTCGATGATTTAAAAAGAGATATTGATAGTAATAATTtgcatttaaaaatatcattatGTAAATTATTATGCTCATTACCAGatattttagataaaaatggatctattgaatatatattacCTCTATTTCTACTTTTTATTAGAATAGAAGAAACCAATTTAAAATCTGAATTGTTCATATGTTTACATAAAATATCGAAACTTATATCTTATTTTGATATGAAGCAAATAATAATTCCATTATGCCATGAAATtgtgaaaaacaaaaattggagattaaaatattctttgtttcattatttaaaattttttgatcattttttctttttccaaaataaagaaaatataacttCTAATTATAAAGATTTCTGGTATTTTATAGATACAGGTGCTAAAGATTTAGTTTATTCTATCAGGATTTCAGTGGTTGAAACCTTAgaatttttgataaaaaataaaacttttaatttttttgaaaatggAATaacttatttattaaatgatttaaaacaATCTAGTAATTATATATTGAGAATTACTTGCTTACAATATATatcaaaattaattatatattttcctttaaaatatatagaaaataatattctaAATATTATTAGTGAATTGAGTAAAGACAAAATAAGCAATATTAGATATAATATAGTTAAAACGATTTATTATGTTAACAAGTATATTAAGTATGTTTTGtgtatcataaaaaataataagtatGATGAATTGACTAATAATATTACAGGaatggttaataaaaaaaataaagaaaaccAAGAAAGTTTTAATTCAAATGAAGATAATTCtcaatattttcataatttagaaaaaaaatcaaaattattAACCAATCTTATGAATGGCAATGATTCATTTCTAATTAATTCGTCTTCAACTTCctcaatttctttttatgaCAACATGAAAAATACAGAAACAAACCAAAAAAGTTGTGAATTTattctaaaatttttatcagacacgataaattttttaagtacTGATAGCGATTGTGACGTATCAAAAGcttctatttctttaaaaaataatgatttctttttttatgtgaattctttaaattcttttaatattgtATGTAAACcaattaaatga
- a CDS encoding N2,N2-dimethylguanosine tRNA methyltransferase, putative, with protein sequence MIGVRNETFHNEKRKRKYVDENTNNNDNTFNKSKRNTMKTKLLGGYNENDKYIFEGNVKIKNKNRHIFYNKAQVFNRDLSIILIKTLEIYLKNKNKDNEKTLFRGFNIIELLSASGIRSIRYAKELNETINHITVNDIDKYACKQIRRNFKRNNINKEKYTVLCNDANSVMNILNLDNIYNKKRNNKKLDIGFTYIKSISNFNNYFIEALRFLNFLSDYNKIKNNEGEDSDSTTFSNDDKYFTTFNLIEKETEESEETACFIKDINDVKENKILKNKLKESEHTESEINGEIKEEIKQNGEVNDNLKENANEDISRKSKLIEKYLFDIIDVDPYGSSIEYLESCLKYGRSNFFILVTNTDMRILNGKCPDVSFYKYNSMIFSKKVNYNNEFSIRVLLYKIKTIASKYKKCIIPFVSLNIDFYIRILIQVLDDALQTKDVCVDSGLVYQCSNCCSFYINPLASKKDMNQSVTSSKNSKKKKKKKKNTILDNNNNKNETEKKNEEKKNLNSKENTEVETLENGENVENEENIENEENIENGENIENEENIENEENMKNSLASYKYKSTKLNISNKCEECKGDILVGGPIYIGGIHKPDFIDVCISLLENLEKYNLNKIKTRERILINIRCLRQEINIPLYYNMPSLFRSFKICSFSRKLLVNALLNLNYEVSYFHKDPDSVKTNAPNHVFMDIFRAIIYKINSKSKNSNVVENKKDDLNGLNNNKENDNVQKKKYSINTIKDEKLREKLLSYDFFKKECSFDNVNISNFKKNYRPLKLFTLENPEPFWGPKRKHFEKN encoded by the coding sequence ATGATAGGCGTTAGAAACGAAACATTCCacaatgaaaaaagaaaaagaaaatatgtaGATGAAAAcacaaataataatgataatacgTTCAATAAGTCTAAAAGGAATACGATGAAAACCAAATTATTAGGAggttataatgaaaatgataaatatatatttgaaggaaatgtaaaaataaagaataagaATAggcatattttttataataaagcACAAGTATTTAATCGCGATTTaagtattattttaataaaaacattagaaatatatttaaaaaataaaaataaagataatgaaaaaacaTTATTTAGAGGATTTAACATTATTGAATTATTAAGTGCTAGTGGTATTAGAAGTATAAGATATgcaaaagaattaaatgaaaCAATAAATCATATAACAGTCAATGATATTGATAAATATGCCTGCAAACAAATAagaagaaattttaaaagaaataatataaataaagaaaagtaTACAGTACTATGTAATGATGCTAACAGCGTTATGAATATATTGAATcttgataatatatataataaaaaaagaaataataaaaagttagATATAGgttttacatatattaagAGTATaagtaattttaataattatttcataGAAGCTTTAAgatttttaaactttttaagTGATTATAAtaagattaaaaataatgaaggaGAAGATAGTGATTCAACTACATTTTCAAATgatgataaatattttacaacatttaatttaatagaaaaagaaacagAAGAAAGTGAAGAAACTGCGTGCTTTATAAAGGATATAAATGATgtaaaggaaaataaaatattaaagaataaGTTAAAAGAAAGTGAACATACTGAAAGTGAAATAAATGgagaaataaaagaagaaataaaacaaaatggAGAAGTTAAcgataatttaaaagaaaatgcgAATGAAGATATAAGTAGGAAAAGCAaattaattgaaaaatatttgtttGATATAATTGATGTAGATCCTTATGGATCATCAATAGAATATTTGGAAAGTTGTTTAAAGTATGGGAGaagcaatttttttattttagtaaCAAACACCGATATGAGGATATTAAATGGTAAATGCCCAGATgtttcattttataaatataatagtatgatttttagtaaaaaagtaaattacAATAATGAATTTAGTATAAGAGTATTACtctataaaattaaaacaattGCGTCTAAATATAAGAAGTGTATTATTCCATTTGTTTCACTTAATATTGATTTTTATATTCGTATACTGATACAAGTATTAGATGACGCATTACAAACAAAGGATGTATGTGTCGACTCAGGTTTAGTTTATCAGTGTTCTAACTGTTGcagtttttatattaatcCTTTAGCTTCAAAAAAAGATATGAACCAATCAGTAACAAGTAgcaaaaattcaaaaaaaaagaaaaaaaaaaaaaaaaatacaattttggataataataataataaaaatgaaactgaaaaaaaaaatgaagaaaaaaaaaatttaaatagtaAAGAGAATACTGAGGTAGAAACTTTAGAAAATGGCGAAAATgttgaaaatgaagaaaatattgaaaatgaagaaaatattgaaaatggtgaaaatattgaaaatgaagaaaatattgaaaatgaagaaaacatgaaaaattctttagcaagttataaatataaaagtaccaaattaaatatatccAATAAATGTGAAGAATGTAAAGGTGATATTTTAGTAGGTGGCCCAATTTATATTGGAGGTATACACAAACCTGATTTTATTGATGTATGTATTTCTTTACTggaaaatttagaaaaatataatttaaataaaataaaaacaagagaaagaatattaataaatattagaTGTTTAAGACAGGAAATAAATATACcgttatattataatatgcCATCACTATTCAGAAGCTTTAAAATTTGCTCTTTTTCAAGAAAATTATTGGTAAACgcattattaaatttaaattatgaagTTTCATATTTTCATAAGGATCCTGATAGTGTTAAAACAAATGCACCTAATCATGTTTTTATGGATATTTTTCGTGccattatttataaaattaattcaaaatcaaaaaattcaaatgtagtagaaaataaaaaagacgATTTAAATGGTTTAaacaataataaagaaaatgataatgtacaaaaaaaaaaatattctataaatactataaaagatgaaaaattGAGAGAAAAATTGTTATcttatgatttttttaaaaaggaaTGTTCTTTTGACAATGTAAATATTTcgaactttaaaaaaaattatagacctcttaaattatttactttaGAAAATCCTGAACCATTCTGGGGTCCTAAGAGAAAacattttgaaaaaaattaa